A single window of Dermacentor albipictus isolate Rhodes 1998 colony chromosome 1, USDA_Dalb.pri_finalv2, whole genome shotgun sequence DNA harbors:
- the LOC139054530 gene encoding uncharacterized protein — MRFEMLPAVQVLLLWLVGDAYAQHHNQPARAAQQGFDYRNYLAAVTPYAGGYDAYSSLFQTPAQYSFGYDTPGQYTDRQFGTGQGGSNVANSGLYGHPGANGMYRQMNYVGAAQGFRPTGGSMVTNEKGPTPGVSGNAVFSAPPVGLPVPTGSAQNAAAAAYGARAAVPGAGDYSRYGRPAPDPYELAAGAFEYAPYGRYGYGFNEAALGGQAYGGFAPFSPASYAAGYNPGGDRPSTGYANPPSAHRGYRRR; from the exons ATGAGATTCGAAATGCTTCCTGCG GTACAAGTGCTGCTTCTTTGGCTCGTTGGTGATGCCTACGCGCAACACCACAACCAGCCGGCTCGAGCCGCACAACAAGGCTTCGACTATCGCAACTACCTTGCTGCTGTGACACCTTACGCAGGAGGATACGACGCCTACTCATCT CTTTTCCAGACCCCGGCGCAGTACAGTTTCGGCTATGATACTCCGGGCCAGTACACCGACCGGCAGTTCGGCACCGGGCAGGGCGGCTCGAACGTTGCGAATTCCGGATTGTACGGCCACCCGGGCGCCAATGGCATGTACCGCCAGATGAACTACGTGGGTGCCGCACAAGGTTTCCGGCCCACCGGAGGTTCCATGGTTACCAACGAGAAGGGCCCCACCCCTGGCGTCAGCGGTAACGCGGTCTTCAGCGCGCCGCCGGTCGGCCTCCCTGTTCCGACAGGATCTGCCCAGAATGCTGCAGCCGCAGCCTACGGTGCGAGGGCCGCTGTACCTGGCGCCGGAGACTACAGCCGTTACGGGCGGCCGGCACCGGACCCGTACGAACTCGCTGCGGGCGCTTTCGAGTACGCTCCGTACGGACGCTACGGCTACGGATTCAACGAGGCTGCTCTCGGTGGACAGGCTTACGGCGGCTTCGCTCCCTTTAGTCCTGCCAGCTACGCTGCTGGCTACAACCCCGGTGGTGACCGGCCATCTACCGGGTACGCAAACCCTCCTTCCGCCCATCGGGGCTACCGCCGTCGTTGA